A genomic segment from uncultured Erythrobacter sp. encodes:
- the ispH gene encoding 4-hydroxy-3-methylbut-2-enyl diphosphate reductase, with translation MNAPFQASDSATADTTAERPPLNLLIAAPRGFCAGVDRAIEIVEKALERYGSPVFVRHEIVHNKYVVEQLKAKGAIFVKELDEVPDDAPVVFSAHGVPKAIPAEARRRKLLYVDATCPLVSKIHRQAERQIEKGRHIIFIGHEGHPEVIGTMGQVEPGQMTLVETIEDVDKLPFDSDEALSYLTQTTLSVDDTREVIEALEWRYPNISGPKAEDICYATSNRQAAVKELAHDCDLVLVIGAPNSSNSLRLVEVSERLGTPAKLIQRASEIDFAWLEGVKTLGLTAGASAPEILVREVVTALRQHRHITEREITATVEKMIFKLPRQLTE, from the coding sequence ATGAACGCGCCCTTTCAAGCTTCCGATTCCGCCACCGCAGATACCACTGCCGAGCGCCCGCCCCTGAACCTGCTGATCGCCGCTCCGCGCGGGTTTTGTGCCGGGGTCGACCGGGCGATCGAGATCGTCGAGAAGGCGCTCGAACGCTATGGCTCGCCAGTCTTTGTCCGCCACGAAATCGTCCACAACAAGTATGTCGTGGAGCAATTGAAGGCCAAGGGCGCAATCTTCGTCAAGGAACTGGACGAAGTGCCCGACGATGCGCCGGTTGTGTTCAGCGCCCACGGCGTACCCAAGGCGATCCCGGCCGAGGCCCGGCGCCGCAAGCTGCTCTATGTCGATGCCACCTGCCCGCTGGTCAGCAAGATCCACCGTCAGGCCGAACGCCAGATCGAGAAGGGTCGGCACATCATTTTCATCGGCCATGAAGGCCACCCCGAAGTGATCGGCACGATGGGTCAGGTCGAACCGGGTCAGATGACGCTGGTCGAGACGATCGAGGATGTGGACAAGCTGCCCTTCGATTCGGACGAGGCGCTGTCCTACCTCACCCAGACCACGCTGTCGGTCGACGATACCCGCGAAGTGATCGAGGCGCTCGAATGGCGTTATCCCAACATCTCGGGGCCGAAGGCGGAGGACATCTGCTATGCCACCTCCAACCGCCAGGCGGCGGTCAAGGAACTGGCCCACGATTGCGATCTGGTGCTGGTGATCGGCGCGCCCAATTCGTCGAATTCTCTGCGCCTCGTCGAGGTGTCGGAGCGGCTCGGGACGCCGGCGAAGCTGATCCAGCGGGCGAGCGAGATCGACTTCGCCTGGCTCGAAGGGGTGAAGACGCTGGGCCTCACCGCCGGAGCCTCTGCGCCCGAAATCCTCGTGCGCGAGGTGGTCACAGCGCTCCGCCAGCACCGCCACATTACCGAGCGCGAGATTACCGCAACGGTCGAGAAGATGATCTTCAAGCTCCCCCGCCAGCTGACCGAATAG
- a CDS encoding homoserine kinase: MAVYTHLGAEDLARLIAQYDVGDLVSAKGIAEGVSNSNWLVETTGRDGGGTRFILTLYERRIDYADLPYFLDLLDHLAGKGCPVPRTMHDREGASFRMVEGKAAALIEFLPGVSPTRPTPTQARAVGEVLARLHLAAEDFPRTRANAMDFAATAAILEACGTERLATIDPALPAMLDHARTAAALDLTELPQSQTHTDLFPDNVLMLGDRVTGLIDFYFACTGPMVLDLAVTHAAWCFDAANAYRPDCGAALVQGYQSVRPLEAAERALFADVAKGACLRFVASRAEDWLDTPDDALVTRKDPMQFARRWQFYDQAGAGLLA, encoded by the coding sequence ATGGCGGTCTATACCCATCTCGGGGCGGAGGATCTCGCCCGGCTGATCGCGCAATATGACGTGGGCGATCTGGTCTCGGCCAAGGGCATTGCTGAGGGCGTGTCCAATTCCAACTGGCTGGTGGAGACCACGGGCCGCGATGGTGGCGGCACCCGCTTCATCCTGACGCTGTACGAACGGCGGATCGATTATGCCGATCTGCCCTATTTCCTCGATCTGCTCGACCATCTCGCGGGCAAAGGCTGTCCCGTGCCACGCACCATGCACGACCGCGAGGGTGCGTCTTTCCGTATGGTGGAGGGTAAGGCTGCCGCACTGATCGAGTTTCTCCCCGGCGTCTCCCCCACCCGCCCCACGCCCACGCAGGCGCGCGCGGTAGGCGAGGTGCTGGCGCGGCTGCATTTGGCGGCTGAGGATTTCCCCCGCACCCGCGCCAACGCGATGGACTTTGCCGCGACCGCCGCGATTCTGGAGGCTTGCGGGACAGAGCGGTTGGCGACCATCGACCCTGCCCTGCCCGCGATGCTGGATCACGCCCGCACCGCCGCCGCGCTCGATCTCACGGAGCTGCCGCAGTCGCAGACCCATACCGACTTGTTCCCCGACAATGTGCTGATGCTGGGCGACCGAGTGACGGGACTGATCGATTTCTACTTCGCCTGCACCGGGCCGATGGTGCTCGACCTTGCAGTGACCCATGCCGCGTGGTGCTTCGATGCGGCGAACGCCTACCGCCCCGATTGCGGCGCGGCGCTGGTGCAGGGCTATCAAAGCGTCCGCCCGCTCGAAGCGGCGGAACGCGCGCTGTTCGCTGACGTCGCCAAGGGGGCGTGCCTGCGTTTCGTCGCCAGCCGCGCCGAGGACTGGCTCGATACCCCGGACGACGCGCTCGTCACCCGCAAAGACCCGATGCAATTCGCGCGCCGCTGGCAGTTTTACGACCAAGCGGGCGCCGGCCTGCTTGCGTGA
- the rnhA gene encoding ribonuclease HI has protein sequence MKQVEIFTDGACKGNPGPGGWGALLRMGAHEKELSGGEPDTTNNRMEMTAAIKGLNALIEPCRVDLYSDSKYVLDGMSKWIHGWQRNGWVNASKKPVRNADLWHELIEAARPHQITWHWVKGHNGHPENERVDALASAEAARFAAGGS, from the coding sequence ATGAAACAGGTCGAAATCTTCACCGACGGCGCCTGCAAGGGCAATCCCGGCCCGGGCGGCTGGGGCGCCTTGCTGCGGATGGGCGCGCATGAAAAGGAACTGTCGGGCGGAGAGCCGGACACGACCAACAACCGCATGGAGATGACTGCCGCGATCAAAGGGCTGAATGCCCTGATCGAGCCGTGCCGGGTCGATCTCTATTCCGACAGCAAATATGTGCTCGACGGGATGAGCAAGTGGATTCACGGCTGGCAGCGCAATGGCTGGGTCAATGCCAGCAAGAAACCGGTGCGCAATGCGGATCTATGGCATGAACTGATTGAGGCCGCGCGCCCTCATCAGATTACCTGGCACTGGGTCAAGGGCCATAACGGCCACCCGGAGAACGAGCGGGTCGATGCGCTGGCCAGCGCGGAAGCCGCAAGGTTTGCAGCGGGGGGCAGCTGA
- a CDS encoding YegP family protein, with product MAHTFEIYKDNAGEFRVRFKYNSEVMFSTQGYSSKASAQNAIDSIKKNGPGAEVEDNS from the coding sequence ATGGCGCACACGTTTGAAATCTACAAAGATAACGCAGGCGAGTTCCGGGTGCGGTTCAAGTACAACTCGGAAGTGATGTTCTCGACCCAGGGCTATTCGAGCAAGGCGAGCGCGCAGAACGCGATCGATTCGATCAAGAAGAACGGTCCCGGCGCCGAGGTCGAAGACAACAGCTGA
- a CDS encoding FAD-dependent oxidoreductase, whose protein sequence is MIYDIAIIGAGMAGASLAAELAPHASVLLLEAEDAPGYHATGRSAAFWEECYGGPGVVPLTLASGTYLGEHGFLASRGALYVGRGEDRAKMDDHVATFAGTGVTIERLSPTELADKVPHIRPDWTEALHQPACADIDVAGLHQHYLGACRRLGVEIACRAQVGGLVREGGAWTITSERGETWRAATIVNAAGAWADGIARLAGVRPIGIAPFRRTVAVLRVAPQAPADLPLVLDINGGFYFKPDAGRLWLSPHDEIPSEPCDAAPEELDVAIAIDRFQQVTDWRIEAVERRWAGLRSFAPDRLPVYGFDANAEGFFWFAGQGGFGIQTAPAAARLGAQLLLGHGADAMTAAIDPAMYAPARLPAQAEALTV, encoded by the coding sequence ATGATCTACGATATCGCCATTATCGGGGCCGGCATGGCGGGCGCAAGCCTTGCGGCGGAACTTGCGCCGCACGCCAGCGTGCTGCTCCTCGAAGCGGAGGATGCGCCGGGGTATCACGCCACGGGGCGCTCGGCCGCGTTCTGGGAGGAATGCTACGGCGGCCCCGGCGTGGTGCCGCTGACGCTGGCCTCGGGCACCTATCTTGGCGAACATGGTTTCCTTGCCTCGCGCGGCGCGCTTTATGTCGGGCGCGGGGAAGACCGGGCGAAGATGGATGACCATGTCGCAACCTTCGCTGGAACCGGCGTCACCATTGAGCGGCTCAGTCCCACAGAACTGGCGGACAAGGTGCCGCATATCCGCCCGGACTGGACCGAAGCACTGCACCAGCCCGCCTGCGCCGATATCGACGTAGCGGGGCTCCATCAGCATTATCTCGGCGCGTGCCGGCGGCTTGGCGTGGAGATCGCGTGCCGGGCGCAGGTCGGAGGCCTTGTGCGCGAGGGCGGGGCTTGGACCATCACGTCTGAGCGCGGGGAGACGTGGCGGGCGGCCACGATCGTCAATGCTGCCGGGGCTTGGGCGGACGGGATCGCGCGTCTCGCTGGCGTGCGACCCATCGGCATCGCCCCGTTCCGCCGCACCGTCGCAGTTTTGCGCGTTGCACCCCAAGCGCCTGCCGATCTGCCGCTGGTGCTCGACATCAATGGCGGCTTCTATTTCAAGCCGGACGCCGGGCGCTTGTGGCTCAGCCCGCATGACGAAATCCCAAGCGAGCCCTGCGACGCCGCGCCTGAGGAACTCGACGTCGCCATCGCCATCGACCGCTTCCAGCAGGTCACCGACTGGCGGATCGAAGCGGTTGAGCGGCGCTGGGCGGGCCTGCGCAGCTTCGCGCCCGACCGGCTGCCGGTCTACGGCTTCGATGCCAATGCCGAGGGTTTCTTCTGGTTCGCGGGCCAGGGCGGCTTCGGCATCCAGACCGCGCCTGCTGCCGCGCGGCTGGGGGCGCAATTGCTGCTGGGGCATGGCGCCGACGCCATGACCGCGGCGATTGATCCGGCCATGTATGCCCCGGCGCGATTGCCAGCGCAGGCCGAGGCGTTAACCGTCTAG
- a CDS encoding alpha/beta hydrolase: protein MIDRRAIPSHAQESTWAAADGHAVRRIDWPSSSHPRGSILFLPGRGDFYEKYLETLDEWHRAGWRVTASDWRGQGASGRLGKDAVTGHIEDFSIWVDDLAQLWERWVAETPGPHVLAAHSMGGHIVLRALAAGRVKPDAAVLSAPMTGMNGPPLPLPMLHRVAQTMCRIGDPLRQAWKWSEKPGELPAARSHLLTHDPVRYADEQWWRDHRPQLVMGPASWRWVERAYASWRVLDAPGALEAVDVPVLIISTASDKLVSHAANLKAAKRLPKGEIMALGAEAHHEVLREEDAVRDPIMARIADFLDRTAPPA, encoded by the coding sequence GTGATTGATCGCCGGGCAATCCCGTCCCACGCGCAGGAAAGCACGTGGGCTGCGGCAGACGGTCATGCCGTGCGCCGGATCGACTGGCCCAGCAGCTCGCACCCGCGTGGCTCCATCCTGTTCCTTCCTGGGCGTGGCGATTTCTACGAAAAATATCTCGAGACGCTGGATGAATGGCACCGCGCCGGGTGGCGGGTGACCGCATCGGACTGGCGCGGGCAGGGCGCATCAGGGCGGCTCGGCAAGGATGCGGTGACCGGCCATATCGAGGACTTCAGCATCTGGGTCGATGATCTAGCGCAGCTGTGGGAGCGCTGGGTCGCCGAAACGCCGGGGCCGCATGTGCTCGCCGCGCATTCGATGGGCGGCCATATCGTGCTGCGCGCGTTAGCGGCTGGGCGGGTCAAGCCGGACGCGGCGGTGCTGAGCGCGCCGATGACCGGCATGAACGGCCCGCCGCTGCCGCTCCCCATGCTCCACCGGGTCGCGCAGACCATGTGCCGGATCGGCGATCCGCTGCGGCAGGCGTGGAAATGGAGCGAAAAGCCGGGCGAGCTTCCCGCCGCCCGCTCGCATCTGCTCACCCATGATCCGGTGCGCTATGCCGATGAGCAATGGTGGCGTGACCACCGCCCGCAGCTGGTCATGGGGCCAGCGAGCTGGCGCTGGGTCGAGCGGGCCTATGCCTCGTGGCGGGTGCTCGACGCCCCCGGCGCGCTGGAAGCGGTGGACGTGCCAGTGCTGATTATCTCCACCGCGTCCGACAAGCTGGTCAGCCACGCCGCCAACCTCAAGGCTGCCAAGCGGCTGCCCAAGGGCGAGATAATGGCCTTGGGCGCCGAAGCTCACCACGAAGTGCTGCGCGAAGAAGACGCGGTGCGCGATCCAATCATGGCGAGAATCGCCGACTTCCTCGACCGGACAGCGCCACCTGCATGA
- a CDS encoding prepilin peptidase, with protein MNSISYGLLIALAIALVFAAFTDMKRRQIDNWLNAAIALGAPVFWWSSGLSLWPDVAIQLGVALAAFAVFAGMFALRMMGGGDVKLLTVLALWVSPQAFLQLLLVMALAGGALTIVMVGWHTIRRERDKLKIPYGVAIAFGGLWVLAVNYLPGGAIAAQAA; from the coding sequence ATGAATTCCATTTCCTACGGTCTGCTGATCGCCTTGGCAATTGCGCTGGTCTTTGCCGCGTTCACGGACATGAAGCGCCGCCAGATCGACAATTGGCTGAACGCCGCCATCGCGCTCGGCGCGCCGGTGTTCTGGTGGTCGAGCGGCTTGTCGCTCTGGCCCGATGTCGCGATCCAGCTGGGTGTGGCGCTCGCCGCCTTTGCGGTGTTTGCCGGGATGTTCGCACTCCGCATGATGGGCGGCGGCGATGTGAAGCTGCTGACCGTGCTGGCGCTGTGGGTCAGCCCGCAAGCCTTCCTGCAATTGCTGCTGGTGATGGCATTGGCAGGCGGCGCGCTGACGATCGTGATGGTCGGCTGGCACACCATCCGCCGCGAACGCGACAAGCTCAAGATTCCCTACGGTGTGGCCATCGCATTTGGCGGGTTGTGGGTGCTGGCGGTCAATTACCTGCCGGGCGGTGCGATCGCAGCTCAGGCCGCGTGA
- the cpaB gene encoding Flp pilus assembly protein CpaB, with translation MDRKKLFLLLGALIIAIGTAIAARSMFTGGGAPNAEAAVPTGPRVLVAKRALTAGTIITADALGFQPWPKELVQDAYFIDGEADMNKLLGTVVRYPITAGEPVTQGSLVAPGDRGFLAAALGPGMRAVTVPVSATTGVAGFVFAGDRVDLVLTQQVSGDCTDCTLNTAETVLRNLRVLATDQTVEKTTDENGKTVVSEFRTVTLEVTPKIAEKVAVAQTIGTISLVLRSLADSPAELERAVASGDVQLPANATPEQEEKMLKAAMGRPLDKGTTFVTGGDVSRFQRSTVPPKNQQGAQQQSAPAAAPAPARSGGSDGNAAPVYRGPSVRVTRGKESEDTAVSAKGNSTAILSSQSSGVRRAGQRLPAAGATVIN, from the coding sequence ATGGATAGGAAGAAACTGTTTCTGCTGCTCGGAGCGCTGATCATCGCGATCGGGACGGCCATTGCTGCACGCAGCATGTTCACCGGAGGCGGTGCCCCCAATGCCGAAGCCGCTGTGCCCACCGGGCCGCGCGTGCTGGTCGCCAAGCGGGCGCTGACTGCGGGCACCATCATCACCGCCGACGCTCTGGGCTTCCAGCCCTGGCCCAAGGAACTGGTGCAGGATGCTTACTTCATCGACGGCGAAGCCGACATGAACAAGCTGCTGGGCACAGTGGTGCGCTATCCGATCACCGCAGGTGAGCCGGTTACGCAAGGCTCGCTGGTGGCTCCGGGCGATCGCGGCTTCCTCGCAGCGGCGCTTGGCCCGGGGATGCGGGCAGTCACTGTTCCGGTGTCGGCAACGACCGGCGTGGCAGGCTTCGTCTTTGCCGGCGACCGGGTTGACCTCGTGCTGACCCAGCAGGTTTCTGGCGATTGCACCGATTGTACTCTCAACACCGCAGAAACCGTTCTGCGTAACCTTCGCGTGCTGGCCACCGACCAGACGGTTGAAAAGACCACCGACGAGAACGGCAAGACCGTGGTGAGCGAATTCCGCACTGTCACGCTCGAAGTGACGCCGAAGATCGCGGAGAAGGTTGCGGTCGCGCAGACCATCGGCACGATCAGCCTGGTGCTGCGCTCGCTCGCCGATAGCCCGGCGGAACTTGAGCGCGCTGTGGCCTCTGGCGATGTCCAGCTGCCGGCCAATGCGACGCCTGAGCAGGAAGAAAAGATGCTCAAGGCCGCGATGGGGCGTCCGCTCGACAAGGGCACGACCTTTGTCACCGGCGGCGATGTCTCGCGCTTCCAACGTTCGACCGTGCCGCCCAAGAACCAGCAAGGTGCACAGCAGCAGTCGGCACCCGCCGCTGCTCCGGCTCCGGCCCGTTCGGGTGGCTCGGATGGCAACGCCGCACCAGTCTATCGTGGCCCCAGCGTCCGCGTGACCCGCGGCAAGGAATCCGAAGACACGGCCGTGAGCGCCAAGGGTAACAGCACCGCGATCCTCTCCAGCCAATCGAGCGGTGTGCGCCGCGCCGGGCAAAGGCTGCCCGCCGCTGGTGCGACCGTGATCAACTGA
- a CDS encoding type II and III secretion system protein family protein encodes MTRNFKIKLLVAAIAAVPMAAMPAATATAQQVVSPAQEIVLSIGKGELVTVPGNMADVFVANDAVADVQVKSQRQLYVFGKAGGETTIYASNERGDVIFSANIRVGSNIGSIDQMLAMAMPDAKVSVSTMGTNTVLLTGTVGAPEDAAEAERLVTAFLGEEANVISRLKTATPLQVNLHVKFAEVSRSLVREIGGNLTSIDGSSGFRFGLGTGRALGGTEAWSPSGPLGVGNGVAQSAFVLPDGTEITGPAVDSQGGSTLSGLGRLFGIDMLGALDLSERLGLVTTITEPNLTALSGETATFLAGGEFPIPISQGLGQVTVQFRQFGVSLAYTPTVLSSGRISMRVRPEVSELSTQGAITLNGFQVPAITTRRTETTVELGSGQSFMIAGLMSANSQNQLEKAPGLGDVPILGNLFRSRQFRKGETELVIIVTPYLVQPVNAADIKLPTDGYRSANELEQFLGYKNNAGVSGEQRPGPVAGGQDAPQPKVSAADPAAIVPTQPEKPRRADKKNRREEREASSATPGFSL; translated from the coding sequence ATGACACGCAATTTCAAGATCAAGCTGCTGGTGGCTGCGATTGCCGCAGTGCCGATGGCAGCGATGCCGGCGGCGACTGCCACCGCGCAGCAGGTCGTCAGCCCGGCGCAGGAAATCGTCCTGTCGATCGGCAAGGGCGAACTGGTGACGGTGCCGGGCAATATGGCCGACGTATTTGTCGCCAATGATGCGGTCGCCGATGTACAGGTGAAGTCGCAGCGTCAGCTCTACGTGTTCGGCAAGGCAGGCGGTGAAACGACCATCTACGCCAGCAACGAGCGCGGCGACGTGATCTTCTCGGCCAACATCCGCGTCGGATCCAACATCGGCAGCATCGACCAGATGCTGGCGATGGCGATGCCCGATGCCAAGGTCAGCGTGTCGACCATGGGCACCAACACTGTGCTGTTGACCGGCACCGTAGGTGCACCGGAAGATGCTGCCGAGGCCGAACGCCTCGTCACCGCCTTCCTCGGCGAAGAGGCCAACGTTATCAGCCGCCTGAAGACCGCGACCCCGTTGCAGGTCAACCTGCACGTCAAGTTCGCCGAAGTCAGCCGCAGCCTCGTCCGCGAAATCGGCGGCAACCTCACCTCGATCGACGGTTCGAGCGGCTTCCGCTTCGGCCTCGGCACGGGCCGAGCGCTGGGCGGCACCGAAGCTTGGAGCCCGAGCGGCCCGCTTGGCGTCGGGAATGGTGTCGCGCAGTCGGCTTTCGTCCTGCCTGACGGGACCGAAATAACGGGCCCGGCAGTGGATTCGCAAGGCGGATCGACGCTTTCGGGTCTGGGCCGTCTGTTCGGTATCGACATGCTCGGCGCACTTGACCTGTCGGAGCGGCTGGGTCTGGTGACCACCATTACCGAGCCCAACCTCACGGCGCTTTCCGGTGAAACCGCCACCTTCCTTGCGGGCGGCGAATTCCCGATCCCGATCTCACAGGGCCTCGGCCAGGTGACGGTGCAGTTCCGCCAGTTCGGCGTGAGCCTCGCCTACACCCCGACAGTGCTGTCGAGCGGCCGCATCTCGATGCGCGTGCGCCCGGAAGTCTCGGAGCTCTCGACTCAGGGCGCGATCACGCTCAACGGCTTCCAGGTTCCCGCGATCACCACTCGCCGCACCGAAACCACGGTCGAGCTGGGCTCGGGCCAGAGCTTCATGATCGCTGGCCTGATGAGCGCAAACTCGCAGAACCAGCTCGAAAAGGCGCCAGGTCTGGGCGACGTGCCGATCCTTGGTAACCTGTTCCGCAGCCGTCAGTTTCGCAAGGGCGAGACCGAGCTGGTGATCATCGTCACCCCCTATCTGGTCCAGCCGGTCAACGCCGCGGACATCAAACTGCCGACCGATGGCTATCGTTCGGCGAACGAGCTGGAGCAGTTCCTCGGTTACAAGAACAACGCGGGTGTCTCGGGCGAACAGCGTCCCGGCCCGGTTGCTGGCGGCCAGGATGCGCCGCAGCCCAAGGTGAGCGCAGCCGATCCGGCCGCAATCGTCCCGACGCAGCCGGAGAAGCCGCGCCGCGCCGACAAGAAGAACCGCCGTGAGGAACGCGAAGCCAGCTCCGCGACCCCGGGCTTCAGCCTCTAA
- a CDS encoding CpaD family pilus assembly protein: MPIARHTTRPQYHVANLALALTLGLGLAGCGGMPANTALYSTKVPVVERTNMTLDVTTTTAGLPISEQQRLNGWFETMDLRYGDRIAIENPSQNPAVTNAIRDLAARYGLLLSETAPVTAGYVQPGQARVVITRTTAAVPGCPDWSAQSDMNYTNGLSPNYGCAINSNLAAMVADPQDLLEGKKGDGETVIATSNKAISTYREMEPTGKSGLKDAGTAAGGGGGN, from the coding sequence ATGCCGATTGCACGACACACCACGCGCCCCCAATATCATGTGGCCAATCTCGCGCTTGCGCTGACACTGGGCCTCGGCCTTGCCGGCTGCGGCGGAATGCCCGCCAACACCGCCCTCTACAGCACTAAGGTGCCGGTGGTGGAACGCACCAACATGACGCTCGACGTCACGACCACAACAGCTGGCCTGCCGATCTCGGAACAGCAGCGCCTCAACGGGTGGTTCGAGACAATGGACCTGCGCTACGGGGATCGCATCGCGATCGAAAACCCGAGCCAGAACCCGGCTGTCACCAATGCAATCCGCGATCTGGCGGCGCGCTATGGCCTGTTGCTCAGCGAAACCGCGCCGGTGACGGCTGGCTATGTCCAGCCCGGTCAGGCCCGCGTGGTTATCACCCGCACCACCGCCGCCGTGCCGGGTTGCCCGGACTGGTCGGCCCAGTCGGACATGAACTACACCAACGGTCTCAGCCCGAACTACGGCTGCGCGATCAACAGCAACCTGGCTGCCATGGTCGCCGATCCGCAGGATCTGCTCGAAGGCAAGAAGGGTGACGGCGAAACCGTGATCGCTACCTCGAACAAGGCGATCTCGACCTATCGTGAAATGGAGCCGACCGGCAAGTCGGGTCTGAAGGACGCAGGCACGGCTGCCGGCGGCGGAGGAGGTAACTAA
- a CDS encoding pilus assembly protein CpaE, with protein sequence MNAPWKSGLPGNRDPFAAYICDDSALDVLRPVVIELGWQPEKCNKGGLRNAVQSLSVSASPAILIVDLSESGDPLNDINALAEVCEPGTVVIAIGQVNDVRLYRDLLSSGIHDYLLKPLSAQQVHDALNQALAVFMSPKAGDADAAKRHISTAVVGTRGGVGASTLATSLAWLFAEQHKAATALLDLDVHFGTGALALDLEPGRGLTDAIENPSRIDPLFIERAMVRAGDNLSILSAEAPINQPLMTDGSAFVQLEDEFRQAFEMTVIDLPRNMLINFPQLLADVNLVVLTCELTLASARDTIRILSWLKANASHAHPMIVANKVQTALAEISKADFEASIERKVDFVVPYDIKAASNAAKLGQVFVDANRSSKATAAIRQIAERVMGVSTEDTLAAGGEKKSLLGNFDFKAMLAKKPKVDLTKAD encoded by the coding sequence ATGAATGCTCCTTGGAAATCGGGCTTGCCCGGTAATCGTGATCCCTTCGCGGCCTATATCTGCGATGACAGCGCGCTCGATGTGTTGCGTCCGGTGGTCATCGAACTCGGCTGGCAGCCGGAAAAGTGCAACAAGGGCGGCCTGCGCAATGCAGTGCAATCGCTCTCGGTCAGCGCCAGCCCGGCTATCCTCATCGTCGATCTGTCGGAAAGCGGCGACCCGCTCAACGACATCAACGCGCTCGCCGAAGTCTGCGAGCCGGGCACGGTGGTGATCGCCATCGGCCAGGTCAACGACGTGCGCCTCTATCGTGATCTGCTTTCAAGCGGGATCCACGATTACCTGCTCAAGCCGTTGTCGGCGCAGCAGGTGCATGATGCGCTCAATCAGGCGCTGGCAGTGTTCATGTCGCCCAAGGCGGGCGATGCCGATGCGGCCAAGCGTCACATCTCGACCGCCGTGGTCGGGACGCGCGGCGGCGTAGGTGCTTCGACGCTGGCGACGTCGCTGGCGTGGCTGTTCGCCGAACAGCACAAGGCGGCGACCGCCCTGCTAGACCTCGACGTCCACTTCGGCACCGGCGCGCTGGCGCTGGATCTGGAGCCGGGCCGGGGCCTGACCGATGCGATCGAAAACCCGAGCCGCATCGACCCCCTTTTCATTGAACGTGCGATGGTGCGGGCCGGCGATAACCTCTCGATCCTGTCGGCCGAAGCGCCGATCAATCAGCCGCTGATGACCGATGGTTCGGCGTTCGTGCAACTGGAGGACGAATTCCGCCAAGCGTTCGAAATGACCGTGATCGATCTGCCGCGTAACATGCTCATCAACTTCCCGCAGCTTTTGGCTGACGTGAATCTGGTAGTGCTGACCTGCGAGCTGACGCTGGCCTCGGCGCGCGACACGATCCGCATTCTTTCGTGGCTCAAGGCCAACGCGAGCCATGCGCATCCGATGATCGTCGCCAACAAGGTTCAGACCGCTCTCGCCGAGATCAGCAAAGCCGATTTCGAGGCTTCGATCGAACGCAAGGTCGACTTTGTGGTGCCTTACGACATCAAGGCAGCCTCGAACGCGGCCAAGCTGGGTCAGGTGTTCGTCGACGCCAACCGTTCGAGCAAGGCGACCGCCGCGATCCGGCAAATCGCCGAGCGCGTGATGGGTGTGAGCACGGAAGACACCCTTGCGGCGGGCGGAGAAAAGAAGTCGCTGCTCGGCAACTTCGATTTCAAGGCAATGCTCGCAAAGAAGCCGAAGGTCGACCTCACCAAGGCCGATTGA